The Streptomyces puniciscabiei genomic interval CGGCGTGATCGCCTTCCTGTCCTTCTTCACCGGCACCGAGGTCGGCCTGCAGGGGTACGCGGCCCTGAACCAGCTCGGCACCTCCAACTTCGTGGCGTTCCTGTCGGCGTACTTCAACACCCGGGAGATCGCCCCGCTGGTGGCCGGACTCGCGCTGTCGGCGACGGTCGGCGCCGGGTTCACGGCGCAGCTCGGCGCCATGCGGATCAGCGAGGAGACCGACGCGCTGGAGGTGATGGGCGTCCCGTCGCTGCCGTTCCTGGTGACGACCCGGATGATCGCCGGCTTCGTCGCGGTGATCCCGCTGTACGTGATCGGGCTGCTGTCCTCCTACCTCGCCGCCCGCACCATCACCACCGGCTACTACGGGCAGTCGACGGGCACCTACGACCACTACTTCCACCAGTACCTGCCACCGGTGGACGTCCTGTGGTCCTTCGGCAAGGTGATCGTCTTCGCGGTGCTGATCATCCTGGTGCACTGCTACTACGGCTACCACGCGAGCGGCGGCCCGGCGGGCGTGGGTGTCGCGGTGGGCCGGGCGGTGCGGACGTCCATCGTCGCCATCAACGTCCTGGACTTCTTCCTGAGCCTCGCGATCTGGGGCGCCAACACGACCGTACGGATCGCGGGGTGAGGCCGGTGCGCACGCTGAGACTCAGGCTGTACGGCATCGCGTTCCTCGTCGTGCTGGCGCTGCTGCTGTCCCTCGCGGTGGCCGTCTACCAGCAGGCGTTCACCTCCGTCGTACCGATCACCCTGCGGGCCGACACCCTCGGCAACCAGCTCGATCCGCGCGCCGACGTCAAGCTGCGCGGGGTGCTGGTGGGCGAGGTGCGCGAGGTGCACGCCGACGGCACGAAGGCGACCCTCGACATCGCGCTGAAGCCGGGTTACGTCCCGTACATCCCCGCGGACGTGCACGCCCGGCTGCTGCCCAAGACGCTGTTCGGCGAGAAGTACGTCGACCTGGTCCCGCCCGCCCGCTCCACGGCCCGGCCCATCCACGCAGGAGACGTGATCACCCAGGACCGTACGAAGGTCGGCATCGAGGTGCAGCAGCTGATGAACGACCTGCTGCCGCTGCTGCGGACCGTGCGGCCCGGTGAACTCGACGCCACCCTCTCGGCGTTCGCCACCGCCCTGGAGGGCCGCGGCGACCGGATCGGCGACAACCTCACCCGGGTCGAGGGCTATCTGCGCCGGCTCAACCCGCACCTGCCGTCGCTGAAGGAGGACATCTCCCGGTTCGCCGACGTCGCCGAGGTGTACGGCGACGCCGCGCCCGATCTGATGCGGATCCTGCGCAACACGGTCACCACCAGCCGCACGATCGTCGAGAAGCAGGACCAGCTGGCCGCGGGGCTCC includes:
- a CDS encoding MlaE family ABC transporter permease, which encodes MRLLDRPLRSLEELGTQLSFYGRSLAWTGRTLRRYKKEILRLLAEVSFGRGALAVVGGTVGVIAFLSFFTGTEVGLQGYAALNQLGTSNFVAFLSAYFNTREIAPLVAGLALSATVGAGFTAQLGAMRISEETDALEVMGVPSLPFLVTTRMIAGFVAVIPLYVIGLLSSYLAARTITTGYYGQSTGTYDHYFHQYLPPVDVLWSFGKVIVFAVLIILVHCYYGYHASGGPAGVGVAVGRAVRTSIVAINVLDFFLSLAIWGANTTVRIAG
- a CDS encoding MCE family protein; the protein is MRTLRLRLYGIAFLVVLALLLSLAVAVYQQAFTSVVPITLRADTLGNQLDPRADVKLRGVLVGEVREVHADGTKATLDIALKPGYVPYIPADVHARLLPKTLFGEKYVDLVPPARSTARPIHAGDVITQDRTKVGIEVQQLMNDLLPLLRTVRPGELDATLSAFATALEGRGDRIGDNLTRVEGYLRRLNPHLPSLKEDISRFADVAEVYGDAAPDLMRILRNTVTTSRTIVEKQDQLAAGLRSTAAAAGTADDFLAENGDRLITLGRVSRPTLELFARYSPEYPCLFQGLVRQEKASEDAFRGGEMRITLEVVRPQGAYRPGEEPVYGERSGPDCRGLPHPAVPGPKPHLNDGTSAGGSGGALPGGVDVSATRAEQRAVGSLVAPVMGVPADQVPPVATLLFGPLARGTAVSVA